CCCTGTTAATTCTGGCTTTTTAGCTGTTAGTTGTGCTTGGCGTTTTAAGGCATCTTTAATTTGTCCTTGTTTAATTTCTGCCCACCGTAGTTTATCCACCTCACTGCGGGCAAGGGCGTGGTCTTGTTCACTATAATTAAGTTGTTGAAGAGATTGATCTAATTGCTGAATTTCTGTTTGTTTTTCAGGGGCATAGTCACCACTCTCTAAAGAACGTTCTAAATGTTCTTTTTGGGCAATAATTTGTAATAACTGTTGTTGGACATCACTTGTAGCTTCTAACTGTGCGGCTAATTGTCCCCGTTGTTCTCGCAATGAATCATAACCTGATAATTTTTGGGATATTTCTCGATATTCTTGTCGGAGTACCTGAATTTCTCGATCTGAAACTGCGAGTTGTTCCCGCACTACCCAAAATTGTCCTTGAGTATCTTCATATTCTAATTGGGTTTTTTCGATAACTTTACTCCAATGATGTTCATCTAAAGGACGTTCACACAAAGGACAACTAGCATCGGGATTTTGTAACATTTGCAATTTTTGTTCTAGTTCTGCCAACAACCTTTCATAATCTCGTTGGTGGGCTTGCAAACGTTCAATAAAATGTCGTCTTTCCTGTCCTTTTTCTTGGACTCTTTGCAGATAAACGCGCTTTTTTTCTAATTCTTCAATTTGCGTTCCTATCTCTATTACTGCTTGTTGTAATTGGGGTTGCCGGTGATGTTGATTTTGTAATTGTTTTTCTGTGGCTTGCATTTGCTCTAATCGCGCGACTAAACTAGCATGAGTGCGATCTAATTGAGTTTGTAAACTGGCTCTTTGTTGTAATAATGGTGTTACCTGCATTTGCAATTTATCTAAGTTAGTCAAATGCTGACGGGCGGTATTTAATTGTAATATAGCTGTTTCGATATCCCCAGATTTACTCAGGGTTTGATTAATTTCCTGTTCTTGCTGTTCTAAAGCTGATAATTGGGCTTGGGCTTGTTGTAATTGACGTTCTAAATCTTGAGTTTGTTTATATAGCTGTTGTTGTTTTTGTTGTTTTAAATTGGTAGCGCGGGTATGTTGTTCAAATTTAGCAGCAAAGATTTCTTCTTGAGATTGTAGATTTTGATATTGAGTATAACCGGCTTGAATGTCAGTTTGTTGATTGATAATCTTTTCTAAATCTGCTAGTTGGGATTTTACGGCTATTTGTTCTTGTTGTAGGCGATCGCTATCTTGACTAAGATTATCATATCGTTGCCGCAGAAAATTTAATTGCTGTTCCCAACTTTGTCTTTGATGTTGGATAACCTGTAAACTTTGTAACTGAATATTTTCAAAAGCTTGCACCTGTTGTAGATTATTTAGTTGCGCTTCTAACTCAGTGCGTTGAGTTTCCGTTATTTCCCGTTGTTGGAGTTGAATTTTGATATTTGCTAAAGAATTTTCTAACTCTTCTCCTTGGATTCTATAAAGTTTAGCTTTATCCTTGGCTCGTTCTTCCAACTCATCATACTGATTTAGTTTCAATAACTCTGCTAAAATTTCCTTGCGTTCAGCAGGACGTTTGAGCATAAATTCATCGGCTTTTCCTTGACGCAAATAAGCAGAATTAATAAAAGTCTCATAATCTAGCTTAATATGTTCAAGAATGACATCCTGAGTGGCTTTTAATCCCTTACCCGTCAAAGGACGAAACCCAGTAGGAGTTTCAATTTGAAATTCTAAAATACTAGTTCCACCCCTAACCCGGTTGCGAATCACCCGATAAGTTTGCTGACCACTTTGGAAAGTGAAATCAATTCGGACTTCTTTCGCACCAGCATGAATCACATCATCCTCAACAGTAGCACGGCTTTCACCCCAAATTGCCCAAGTGATAGCTTCTAAAAGGGAAGATTTTCCTGCACCATTAGAACCACAAATGCACGCCGTATGCAAGCCGCTAAAATCTAAACTTGCATCACGGTAACTGAGAAAGTTTTTAATGATAAGTTGGACTGGGATCATTCAGGCTATAGTGCCAAATTTAGAATTTTGATTGTTAACAGTACAGATGCACTTAGTTTTTAGTTTAGTCATGTAATTAGCAGGTTTCTAGTCTTGAAGACATCAATTTTACAAAAATTTACAATATCAAGACAACTTTTTTCAAATGCCATCTGATGCCATCGTCAGATATTCTGTTTTTGTTGATACAATAGGCAATTAATTGTGCTGAAACTATAATCAGACTTAATTCTATGGACTTTGACAAAAAAGCCTTCAGCGAACGTGACATCTGTACTAAATATATTACTCCTGCCATAGTGCAAACAGCAGTTAATAGCCTCTGGGCGCAGACCCTGCGCCCCTACTTTCTGAATTTTTCATGGTCAGAATCTACTAAGTAGGTTGGCGTTGAAAATTGTCGTTATGGCAAGGCAAAAGGCAAGAGGCAAGAGGCAAGAGTGAAGAGGGTTTGGGCGATTTTACGTTTCTTTACACAGTTTGGTTTTATTGTGTTCACCTACTTAGTACCGTGCAGCTTAAGTGAATGAACCATTTTCAAGCCTTGTAATCAATCAAATTTTCGGAGCTTTTAATGGTCATGTTATTTACGCCAACCTGTACTAGTGAAGAAACTCATCATATTTCACGCTTAAATTAGTCTTGGATTGAATATTCTCTCTTGAGAAGGATTCTGAAAATATAAAGAATCTATAGGATGGATTATATATTTTACCCTGAGTGAAGTTGGGCTTGGTTTACCCTCCAAGCCTTTTTATTTATTTGCTCGTCCTTCAACCTATTATTTATTGGCTGTCATACCTGGACCTTG
The DNA window shown above is from Anabaena sp. WA102 and carries:
- the sbcC gene encoding exonuclease subunit SbcC, with protein sequence MIPVQLIIKNFLSYRDASLDFSGLHTACICGSNGAGKSSLLEAITWAIWGESRATVEDDVIHAGAKEVRIDFTFQSGQQTYRVIRNRVRGGTSILEFQIETPTGFRPLTGKGLKATQDVILEHIKLDYETFINSAYLRQGKADEFMLKRPAERKEILAELLKLNQYDELEERAKDKAKLYRIQGEELENSLANIKIQLQQREITETQRTELEAQLNNLQQVQAFENIQLQSLQVIQHQRQSWEQQLNFLRQRYDNLSQDSDRLQQEQIAVKSQLADLEKIINQQTDIQAGYTQYQNLQSQEEIFAAKFEQHTRATNLKQQKQQQLYKQTQDLERQLQQAQAQLSALEQQEQEINQTLSKSGDIETAILQLNTARQHLTNLDKLQMQVTPLLQQRASLQTQLDRTHASLVARLEQMQATEKQLQNQHHRQPQLQQAVIEIGTQIEELEKKRVYLQRVQEKGQERRHFIERLQAHQRDYERLLAELEQKLQMLQNPDASCPLCERPLDEHHWSKVIEKTQLEYEDTQGQFWVVREQLAVSDREIQVLRQEYREISQKLSGYDSLREQRGQLAAQLEATSDVQQQLLQIIAQKEHLERSLESGDYAPEKQTEIQQLDQSLQQLNYSEQDHALARSEVDKLRWAEIKQGQIKDALKRQAQLTAKKPELTGNITQLQWQLQQGQTDSDCAKEIANLEQQIAEIAYSSEQHNYLRQGVRQGQVWQLRHQQLLSAQAQYPQLLNKSQDLEDSLQRILKEREISTQEVDNIVKQLSDSANPTAQINNLEQQLANRRQELDNKISQLGQLKQMSLQLETLQNQYEQGIQQLQNCKQQQRVYQELAQAFGKNGIQALMIENILPQLEAEANQLLSRLSANQFHVQFITQKAGRSGKSSKKNAKLIDTLDILIADARGTRSYETYSGGEAFRINFAIRLALAKLLAQRAGASLQLLVVDEGFGTQDGEGCDRLIAAINAISTDFACILTVTHMPHLKEAFQARIEVSKNQQGSQLQLLM